The following are encoded together in the Cheilinus undulatus linkage group 3, ASM1832078v1, whole genome shotgun sequence genome:
- the sec61a1 gene encoding protein transport protein Sec61 subunit alpha-like 1, whose protein sequence is MGIKFLEVIKPFCAVLPEIQKPERKIQFREKVLWTAITLFIFLVCCQIPLFGIMSSDSADPFYWMRVILASNRGTLMELGISPIVTSGLIMQLLAGAKIIEVGDTPKDRALFNGAQKLFGMIITIGQAIVYVMTGMYGDPSEMGAGICLLIIIQLFVAGLIVLLLDELLQKGYGLGSGISLFIATNICETIVWKAFSPTTVNTGRGTEFEGAIIALFHLLATRTDKVRALREAFYRQNLPNLMNLIATVFVFAVVIYFQGFRVDLPIKSARYRGQYNTYPIKLFYTSNIPIILQSALVSNLYVISQMLSTRFSGNFLVNLLGTWSDTSSGGPARAYPVGGLCYYLSPPESFGSVLDDPVHAIIYIVFMLGSCAFFSKTWIEVSGSSAKDVAKQLKEQQMVMRGHRETSMVHELNRYIPTAAAFGGLCIGGLSVMADFLGAIGSGTGILLAVTIIYQYFEIFVKEQSEVGSMGALLF, encoded by the exons ATGGGCA TCAAATTCCTGGAGGTGATAAAGCCTTTCTGTGCAGTTCTGCCAGAAATCCAAAAGCCTGAGAGAAAg ATCCAGTTCAGAGAGAAAGTATTATGGACTGCCATCACTCTTTTCATCTTCCTGGTGTGCTGCCAG ATTCCCCTCTTTGGCATCATGTCATCAGACTCTGCAGATCCATTCTACTGGATGAGAGTAATCCTGGCCTCAAACAGAG GTACCCTGATGGAGCTGGGTATCTCCCCTATCGTCACCTCAGGCCTGATAATGCAACTGCTGGCTGGAGCTAAGATCATTGAAGTCGGAGACACACCGAAAGACAGGGCCCTCTTCAATGGAGCTCAGAAAT tgtttgGAATGATCATCACCATCGGCCAGGCGATTGTTTATGTGATGACTGGCATGTATGGGGATCCCTCGGAGATGGGTGCAGGAATCTGTCTGCTCATCATCATCCAG CTCTTTGTGGCTGGGCTTATTGTCCTACTGCTGGATGAGTTGCTCCAGAAGGGCTATGGTCTGGGTTCAGGTATTTCTCTCTTCATTGCTACCAACATCTGTGAGACGATTGTATGGAAGGCCTTCAGCCCCACAACAGTGAACACTGGAAGAG gTACAGAGTTTGAAGGTGCAATCATTGCCCTTTTCCACCTGCTGGCCACTCGCACAGACAAAGTGCGTGCTTTGAGAGAGGCCTTCTACAGACAGAACCTGCCAAACCTCATGAACCTCATCGccactgtgtttgtttttgctgtagTTATATACTTCCAG GGATTCAGGGTGGATCTGCCCATCAAGTCGGCACGCTACCGCGGCCAATACAACACCTACCCCATCAAACTCTTCTACACTTCAAACATCCCCATCATTCTGCAGTCTGCTCTGGTCTCCAACCTGTACGTTATCTCCCAGATGCTTTCAACACGCTTCAGTGGCAATTTCCTGGTTAATCTTCTTGGTACCTGGTCT GACACATCGTCAGGTGGTCCGGCTCGTGCCTACCCTGTGGGTGGCCTCTGCTACTATCTCTCTCCTCCTGAGTCGTTTGGCTCCGTTCTGGATGATCCGGTCCATGCAATCATCTACATCGTCTTTATGCTTGGATCTTGTGCCTTTTTCTCCAAAACCTGGATTGAAGTCTCAGGCTCCTCAGCAAAAGAT GTGGCcaaacagctgaaggagcagCAGATGGTGATGAGGGGGCACAGAGAAACCTCAATGGTTCATGAACTGAACAG GTACATCCCTACAGCTGCTGCCTTCGGTGGGCTGTGTATAGGTGGTCTATCAGTTATGGCAGACTTCCTCGGAGCCATTGGCTCAGGCACGGGTATCCTGCTGGCCGTCACTATCATCTATCAGTACTTTGAGATCTTTGTGAAAGAACAGAGTGAAGTTGGCAGCATGGGGGCCCTGCTCTTCTAA